From Gottschalkiaceae bacterium SANA:
TTGGTGGAGTTTACTCCTTCTCTGGCATTGACGGACAAGCAGCGAGAAGCGATTTGTGCGGATGCCTTAAGAATTGCCGGTGCCGTACACTACCGGAACGCAGGGACCGTCGAGTTTTTGGTTGACGCAGCCGGGGATCATTACTTTATTGAAATGAATCCAAGAATTCAGGTGGAACATACCGTCACTGAGTTGGTTACAGGAATTGACCTGGTACAGAGCCAACTATTGGTTGCCCAGGGTTATGAATTGTCTTCTCCTGAGGTTGGAATTGCTAATCAAGCAGCCATTCAACCTCGTGGCTTTGCCATTCAATGCCGGGTAACAACAGAAGATCCACAGAATTCCTTTGCACCGGATACGGGACAATTGGATGTTTATCGAACGGGATCCGGTTTTGGTATCCGTCTAGATGGCGGAAATGGATTTGCTGGATCGGTGATTACGCCCTATTATGACAGTTTATTGGTGAAAATTTCTGCCTACTCGCGAACCTTTAACGACACACGTCGCAAAGCGATCCGTGCAATTAGGGAGAGTAAAATTGAGGGTGTGAAGACCAATCAGGGCTTCCTCTTAAATGTATTGAATCATCCTCGTTTTATTGCAGGAAAATGCGATACGGGCTTTATCGACGGAAATCCGAGTCTTTTTGACTTCCAAGAGAAGAAAAGCGATGAGCGTAAGCTCCTTCAATTTTTGGCTGAGAAGATTGTCAATGAAACCCACGGAAAGAAACCAGCCTTTGATGTGCCGGTTATTCCCGAAGTGGGCAATCCCCATGATCTGTCGGGTACCAAGCAACTCTTAGATCAAGGGGGTCCTCAAGCGGTTGTCAATTGGATTAAGGATCAAAAGAAATTACTACTGACAGACACCACTTTCCGTGATGCCCATCAGTCTTTGATGGCGACACGAGTAAGAAGTCGGGATATGATTAAGATCGCCCGTGCAACTTCGACCTATGGACGCGACCTATTTTCTGTTGAGATGTGGGGCGGTGCAACTTATGACGTTAGCTATCGATTTTTAAAGGAATCTCCTTGGGAACGTCTGGATGAACTCCGCAAGCGAATGCCAAACGTGATGTTCCAGATGCTACTTCGAGGATCGAATGCGGTAGGCTATAAAAACTATCCGGATAATGTCATTCGTGAGTTTGTGAAGGAAGCGGCCGATCATGGAATCGACGTGTTCCGAATCTTTGATTCATTAAACTGGTTGGAAGGCATGAAAATCGCAACAGAATCCGTCTTGGAGGCGGGTAAAATTGCCGAAGTTTGTATGTGCTACACCGGAGATATTTTAAATCCTGATAAAACCAAGTACGATTTGGCTTATTATATTTCCATGGCCAAAGAGATTGAAGCGACAGGCGCACATATCCTGGGCATTAAAGACATGTCAGCTTTGCTGAAACCGGCTGCGGCGTATCAATTGGTTAAGGCCTTGAAGCAGGAAATCTCGATTCCCATTCACTTGCATACTCACGATACCTCCGGTAACGGCGTAGCCACGGTTTTAATGGCAGCTATGGCTGGTGTTGATATTGTGGACAGTGCTGTGAATGGTATGAGTGGATTGACCAGTCAGCCTGCATTAAACTCCATCGTAGCGGCTTTGGAAAATACCGAGCGCGATACGGGAATTGTAGCGGAAGAGATGCAACAGATTTCTGACTACTGGGTTGCTGTGCGGGATGTCTATGCAGGATTTGAGTCTGACTTGAAATCGGGTACGGCGGAAATCTACAAATATGAAATTCCCGGTGGCCAGTATTCGAACCTGAAACCTCAGGTGGAAAGCTTTGGCTTGGGCCATCGTTTTGCAGAGGTAAAAGGAAAATATATTGAAGCGAACAAGTTATTTGGTGACATCATTAAAGTAACCCCATCTTCTAAGGCAGTTGGCGATATGGCGATCTTTATGGTGCAAAATGAGTTGGATGCGGCAAATATTTATGACAAGGGAACGGAATTGGCTTTCCCTGATTCGGTTGTTGATTTCTTCAAGGGCATGATGGGTCAGCCGGTGGGTGGATTCGATAAGGCTCTTCAGAATATCGTATTGAAGGGTGAAGAACCAATACTTGTTCGTCCAGGTCAATTGTTAGAAGCCGTTGATTTTGACGCGATTCGAACAGATTTGGCAGTGCGATACGACCGAGAGTTTAGCATGACGGATCTTTTGAGTGCGGCGCTTTATCCAAAAGTATTTGAAGACTTCTTGAAATTCGGTGAAGAATATGGCGATTTCATTCGAATGGAAAGCGATGTGTTCTTCCATGGCCTTCGAGAAGGGGAAGAAGCAAGAATTGATATGGCCAAGGGCAAGAGTCATATGGTGAAGCTTGTTGGTGTCAGTAAGATTGATGAAGAGGGCATGCGTCAGGTCGTCTTTGAAGTAGATGGATTCCGTCGAGAGGTTGGCGTGGAAGATAAAAATGCGGTAACCCTTTCCGCAAAAGCGAAAGCCGAGAAGGCGGATCCGGAGAATCAATTCCACATTGGAGCGGGAATTCCAGGTAAGATCATCGAGATCTTGGTCAAGGAAGGCGATTCGGTTTCGGAGAATCAACCACTGTTAATAGTCGAAGCCATGAAGATGGAAACGCAAATGGTTGCGCCGTTTGATGGGGCTGTCAGCCGCATTTTAATTCACAAGGATCAACAGGTGGAAAGCGGCGAATTGTTGATGGAATTGGCCGAAGGCTTTTTCGAAGAAGAGTAGATGTAAAGAATAAATAGTAAAAAGCGTCCTACCACAATTAAAAAGTGGTAGGACGCTTTTTTTGTACCGTTACTTTTGTAAGGTGACGGGCAATTCATCGGTGTTGATTGGATAATACAAATCGTATATTTCTCGATCCTTGAAATAGATGGTTAGCTCATAATCGGTTTCTTCCCATGGGCGGTCGCCGTTCTCGTTGATGAAAGCAATTAAAGCTTCAATATCACGTGGATCATTAATTGTTTTAGAAGCGTTTGAGTCATCAGTGGTACTTAGCCGAATGCTTTCTACAGCCGTGGGAGTCAAAATCAGACGTTCTAAACGCTCGGTAATTGCCAGTTGGTCGATTGTGCGGGCGTATTCCTTGCGCAGAGGCATGTTTAAAATGGTTTGTCCATCCTGGTCAAGAAGCTTAGCAAAGGCAAAAGCGTTATATCTTCGATCTGGCTGATAATCCGCGTAGGATTCGCTATTCAGTCCATTGATATCGGTGCGAAGGGCGCTTGTCAGCAACTCAATTTCATTTTTGTCGCTTATGTTAATTTCACGACCCGACACCAAGCTTGATGATAATGTTACGCTTTCTACATTACTAATTTCTGTGGAAAGAATCGGGAAGTTTAATTTTTTCACTTCAGGATCCGCCAGATACGCGAGGTAGGTCGTGTTCAAAAAGTTTTTATCCAGGGTATAACGCCGCCGACTTTCTCCGCCGTGCTCTAATTGATAGAAACAATAAACCGTTTCGGTTCCTGGTGTTTCCTCTGGAAGAGTGGCAAGAATCATTTCAGCTTGCAGTGCTAAGGTTTTATCTTTCAAGCTCTGGTTGATGGGTTTAGGTTCTTCATCTTTGTGGTGATAATACCAGTCAGTGCCGGATACGGTAAATCCTTGTATGGAATCAGCCTTCGGTTGCCAGTTTTGAATACCAAATAGATCCATGTGCATACAGCCAATCAAAAGGATGGTAATACTGGCAAAGACCAAGAATCCTTTCCAATGACTCATGATATGGAAGCTTTTTTGAATCAGCACTTCTGCCAGGAAGAATCCGAAAAGTCCACCCAAAGCATATCCGATATAGAGCCAAAAAGAAATCCCGTTGGACAAAGCATAGAAAAAGGGTCCTGCAATCAGCAGAAAGCTGAAGCCCATTCCATACTTAAAGAGGCGGTTGAGCTTAGTAAATGCGATGACATTGCCCGCAGCTTCCAAATGGCGAATGCGATACAAGAGGTATGAGCCGAAAAAGAACAGAAGCCCAGCAACAAGATATATCAAATCTTGAATAAATGGGAATGGGCCTTCTAGGCTAATGCGCATAATTGGCAACCACCAGGAAAATTGATTCGAGAGATCGAGTGAAAATTCATAGGTCTGGATGAGCAAGCTCATATTTCCCAAAATCAAAAAGTACATGCCTAAAGGGAAGAGGTAAGCAATGATTGTAAACAAGCCGTGGGTTGCAATCATTCCGGTTAAAAATCCCATAAAGATGGTGATGGATGTATGCAGAAGCAAAAAGATGCTGCCGTGGATCATCCATTGAAGCAAATATTTCCATTCTAAAACGCTTTGGAATTCTGGCCTTAATCCTCGCAAAGCATAGACGACAATCCCTGTTAGCATTAAGGGGACCCAAACAGAGCAAAAGGCAATTAAGCCTCTTCCAATTAACAGATCCATCCGTGTTAAGGGTAGCTGATGCACCAAGTCCACCCGATTTTTTTGATGAAGGTGGCTAAAAATAATTAGTACACTCACAACCGGAGCAACCAAGAGATAGATGATCAGCAAAGGATGATCAAAGCTTTGAAAGTTTTTAGCGTATCGAACCATTAGCTCCGAGATCTGTATGGAATTATGAGATCGAAACATCAGCATGCGGGTTGGCAGAATGCTTAACAACACGAAAGCCCAGCTAATACAAATCCATTTGTACTGTTTGCAACCATTTAAGACGATGGCGCGAATACGTTTTATTCGATCAGTCATTTTGAGCGCCCTCCACTTCATATATAAAGATTTCTTCTAAGCTAAGCGGAATGAAATCACACACCACGGGATGAGTG
This genomic window contains:
- a CDS encoding pyruvate carboxylase — translated: MRKFQKVLVANRGEIAIRIIRACQELGIRTVAIYADEDRLSLFRTKADEAYLIEDPNPVGAYLNMDTIIKLAKKKNVDAIHPGYGFLAENPVFARRCEEAGIAFIGPTAEMMMALGDKIQSKLVAKSVGVPTIPGVEEPITSDEDAIRFAKVAGYPVMLKAAAGGGGRGMRIVRKEEKLLQEFHSARSEAAKAFGNDSMFIEKYVERPKHIEVQVLGDSHGNLVHLYERDCSIQRRHQKLVEFTPSLALTDKQREAICADALRIAGAVHYRNAGTVEFLVDAAGDHYFIEMNPRIQVEHTVTELVTGIDLVQSQLLVAQGYELSSPEVGIANQAAIQPRGFAIQCRVTTEDPQNSFAPDTGQLDVYRTGSGFGIRLDGGNGFAGSVITPYYDSLLVKISAYSRTFNDTRRKAIRAIRESKIEGVKTNQGFLLNVLNHPRFIAGKCDTGFIDGNPSLFDFQEKKSDERKLLQFLAEKIVNETHGKKPAFDVPVIPEVGNPHDLSGTKQLLDQGGPQAVVNWIKDQKKLLLTDTTFRDAHQSLMATRVRSRDMIKIARATSTYGRDLFSVEMWGGATYDVSYRFLKESPWERLDELRKRMPNVMFQMLLRGSNAVGYKNYPDNVIREFVKEAADHGIDVFRIFDSLNWLEGMKIATESVLEAGKIAEVCMCYTGDILNPDKTKYDLAYYISMAKEIEATGAHILGIKDMSALLKPAAAYQLVKALKQEISIPIHLHTHDTSGNGVATVLMAAMAGVDIVDSAVNGMSGLTSQPALNSIVAALENTERDTGIVAEEMQQISDYWVAVRDVYAGFESDLKSGTAEIYKYEIPGGQYSNLKPQVESFGLGHRFAEVKGKYIEANKLFGDIIKVTPSSKAVGDMAIFMVQNELDAANIYDKGTELAFPDSVVDFFKGMMGQPVGGFDKALQNIVLKGEEPILVRPGQLLEAVDFDAIRTDLAVRYDREFSMTDLLSAALYPKVFEDFLKFGEEYGDFIRMESDVFFHGLREGEEARIDMAKGKSHMVKLVGVSKIDEEGMRQVVFEVDGFRREVGVEDKNAVTLSAKAKAEKADPENQFHIGAGIPGKIIEILVKEGDSVSENQPLLIVEAMKMETQMVAPFDGAVSRILIHKDQQVESGELLMELAEGFFEEE